In the genome of Polaribacter sp. MED152, one region contains:
- a CDS encoding Na(+)-translocating NADH-quinone reductase subunit A: MSKDIRIKKGLDIKLVGIAEKTTTNSSLSSVYAIKPEDFHGITPKLVAKEGAEVKAGDTLFYSKSDERILFPSPVSGKVTEVIRGARRRVMAVKIAADATQVHTDFGVKDAAKMSAEEVKNHLFTSGCWPFIKQRPYDVVANPNQAPKAIFISAYASAPLAADLEYTLAGKEAELQAAITAVSKLTEGKVHLSVGANSMFANLSGVEIHKVSGPHPSGNVGTQIAMIDPINKGEVVWVVTPQDLVVIGELLLTGKLNLQRTIALTGSQFEKPQYITAIAGASISDVTANNLNNDNTRIISGNVLSGKQVEIDGFLGYSDNQITAIPEGDDYEFFGWNKPVFDKISASRALTFSWLTPNKKYDLDTNTNGEHRAFVVTGSYENVFPLDIYPMQLLKAFMIKDLDEMEALGGYEVAPEDFALTEFICVSKQPHQKIIREGLDLMRQELG, from the coding sequence ATGTCAAAAGACATTCGTATTAAAAAAGGCTTAGATATTAAGCTTGTTGGTATTGCAGAAAAAACAACTACAAATAGTTCTTTAAGTAGTGTTTATGCAATAAAACCAGAAGATTTTCATGGAATTACACCAAAACTTGTTGCCAAAGAAGGAGCTGAGGTAAAAGCAGGAGATACACTTTTTTATTCTAAGAGTGACGAACGCATTTTATTTCCAAGTCCTGTTTCTGGTAAAGTTACTGAGGTAATTCGTGGAGCAAGAAGAAGAGTTATGGCTGTTAAAATAGCAGCAGATGCAACTCAAGTACATACAGATTTTGGTGTTAAAGATGCCGCAAAAATGTCTGCAGAAGAAGTAAAGAATCATTTGTTTACTTCTGGATGTTGGCCATTTATTAAGCAACGTCCATATGATGTTGTTGCGAATCCTAATCAGGCTCCAAAAGCAATCTTTATTTCTGCTTACGCAAGTGCGCCTTTGGCTGCAGATTTAGAATATACTTTAGCAGGTAAAGAAGCTGAATTACAGGCTGCAATTACTGCTGTTTCTAAATTAACAGAGGGTAAAGTGCACCTATCTGTTGGTGCTAATTCTATGTTTGCAAATTTATCTGGTGTAGAAATTCATAAGGTATCTGGCCCTCATCCTTCAGGAAATGTTGGTACGCAGATTGCAATGATAGACCCAATTAATAAGGGTGAAGTTGTATGGGTTGTAACTCCACAAGATTTAGTGGTTATTGGTGAATTGCTTTTAACTGGTAAATTAAACTTACAAAGAACAATCGCTTTAACAGGTTCTCAATTTGAGAAGCCTCAATATATTACAGCAATTGCTGGGGCGTCTATTTCCGATGTAACTGCCAATAATTTGAACAACGATAATACCAGAATTATTAGTGGAAACGTGCTTTCTGGAAAGCAAGTAGAAATTGATGGTTTCTTAGGGTATTCTGACAATCAAATTACAGCAATACCAGAAGGTGATGATTATGAGTTTTTTGGTTGGAATAAGCCAGTTTTTGATAAAATTTCTGCATCAAGAGCATTAACATTCTCTTGGTTAACTCCAAACAAAAAATACGATTTAGATACCAATACAAATGGTGAACATAGAGCATTTGTAGTTACTGGTTCTTATGAAAATGTATTTCCACTAGATATTTATCCAATGCAATTGTTAAAAGCATTTATGATAAAAGATTTAGATGAAATGGAAGCTTTAGGTGGTTACGAAGTAGCCCCAGAAGATTTTGCTTTAACAGAATTTATTTGTGTGTCTAAACAGCCACACCAAAAAATAATTCGTGAAGGTTTAGATTTAATGAGACAAGAATTAGGATAG
- a CDS encoding NADH:ubiquinone reductase (Na(+)-transporting) subunit B, producing MSLKQNLHNLKEKYKGTKMAPAFNAIHTFLYLPNEVTHGGTHIKAADDLKRTMNIVIMALIPCLLFGMFNAGYQHYAAIDGSLRDNVLANFFTWDNFWIGIIKVLPLVIVSYGVGLIVEFIFAVIKGHEVEEGYLVTGMLVPLIVPVDTPLWMLAVAVVFGVVIGKEVFGGTGMNILNPALTIRAFLFFAYPTWMSGDKVWVYDAVERTGTADAISGETILGSYAQNQEVIYSNWDKFFGFIPGSVGETSTFLILLGAAFLIFTKIGSWRIILSTFVGAAVMGLIFNGIVNADIITESSKFYGLMSTNWWEHLMIGGLAFGAVYMATDPVTGSQTNKGKWIYGFLIGFISIMIRVFNPAYPEGVFLAILLMNVFAPTIDHYVVQGNVKKRLKRAKVKTA from the coding sequence ATGAGCTTAAAACAAAACTTACATAATTTAAAAGAGAAATATAAGGGCACAAAAATGGCACCTGCATTTAATGCAATCCATACGTTTTTATATTTACCAAATGAGGTTACTCATGGAGGAACTCATATTAAAGCAGCAGATGATTTAAAGCGTACAATGAATATTGTAATTATGGCTTTAATTCCTTGTTTGCTATTTGGAATGTTTAATGCAGGTTATCAGCATTATGCAGCTATAGACGGTTCTTTAAGAGACAATGTGTTAGCTAACTTTTTTACTTGGGACAATTTTTGGATCGGTATTATTAAGGTATTACCATTAGTAATTGTTTCTTATGGAGTTGGTTTAATTGTAGAATTTATTTTTGCAGTCATTAAAGGACATGAAGTAGAAGAAGGCTATTTAGTAACTGGTATGTTAGTGCCATTAATTGTACCTGTAGATACGCCACTTTGGATGTTAGCAGTAGCAGTTGTTTTTGGTGTTGTAATTGGTAAAGAAGTTTTTGGAGGTACAGGTATGAATATCTTAAACCCGGCATTAACTATTAGAGCATTTTTATTCTTTGCATATCCAACTTGGATGTCTGGAGATAAAGTATGGGTTTACGATGCTGTTGAAAGAACAGGAACTGCAGATGCAATTTCAGGAGAAACTATTTTGGGTAGTTATGCACAAAATCAAGAGGTAATTTATTCTAATTGGGATAAATTCTTTGGTTTTATTCCTGGTTCAGTAGGTGAAACTTCTACTTTCTTAATATTATTAGGAGCAGCTTTCTTGATTTTTACTAAAATAGGAAGTTGGAGAATTATCTTATCAACATTTGTTGGTGCAGCTGTAATGGGCTTAATTTTTAACGGAATTGTAAATGCAGATATTATTACTGAATCAAGTAAATTTTATGGTTTAATGAGCACTAATTGGTGGGAACACTTAATGATTGGTGGTTTAGCATTTGGAGCTGTTTATATGGCTACAGATCCTGTAACTGGTTCTCAAACTAATAAAGGAAAATGGATTTATGGTTTCTTAATAGGTTTCATTTCAATAATGATACGTGTATTTAACCCTGCATATCCAGAAGGTGTTTTCTTAGCCATTCTATTAATGAATGTGTTTGCACCAACTATAGATCATTATGTAGTGCAAGGAAATGTAAAAAAGAGATTAAAACGTGCTAAAGTTAAAACTGCCTAA
- a CDS encoding Na(+)-translocating NADH-quinone reductase subunit C — MSKRTDGNGYTMIFAVVMVLIVGSLLAFMASSLKPNIKENQRIEKQQNILYAMDVNENDESSATFVSTAVAGEEFSKYITEQLVLESKDGKIVKTQTRQEYMDENAGQEPYLIDVKKQQANAKVGKARKLPLFVGEKDGKKYYVAPIYGKGLWDAIWGYVSMDENMVVQGAYFDHKGETPGLGANIKQRYFMDDFYGEHLLTEAGVFKGITVAKGNNDPKNDDKTDYEVDAIAGATITGDGVTAMIKSDLSLYVPYFKSLKQ; from the coding sequence ATGAGTAAGAGAACAGATGGTAATGGTTATACAATGATTTTCGCTGTTGTAATGGTGTTAATTGTTGGTTCTTTATTGGCTTTTATGGCATCATCTTTAAAGCCAAACATTAAAGAAAATCAAAGAATAGAAAAACAACAAAACATCCTTTATGCAATGGATGTTAATGAGAATGACGAATCTAGTGCAACTTTTGTTTCTACAGCTGTTGCAGGAGAAGAGTTTTCTAAATACATCACAGAGCAACTTGTTTTAGAAAGTAAAGACGGTAAAATCGTTAAAACACAAACTAGGCAAGAATACATGGATGAAAATGCTGGTCAAGAGCCATATTTAATCGATGTAAAAAAGCAACAAGCCAATGCTAAAGTTGGTAAGGCTAGAAAATTGCCTTTATTTGTTGGTGAAAAAGATGGTAAGAAATATTATGTAGCTCCAATTTATGGTAAGGGATTATGGGATGCTATTTGGGGTTATGTTTCTATGGATGAGAATATGGTTGTTCAAGGCGCATATTTTGATCACAAAGGAGAAACTCCAGGATTAGGAGCAAACATTAAACAACGCTATTTTATGGATGATTTCTATGGAGAGCACTTACTTACAGAAGCAGGTGTTTTTAAAGGAATTACTGTTGCCAAAGGTAACAACGATCCAAAAAATGACGATAAAACAGATTATGAGGTAGATGCTATTGCTGGTGCAACAATTACTGGAGATGGTGTTACTGCAATGATAAAATCAGATTTATCATTATACGTACCTTATTTTAAATCATTAAAACAATAA
- a CDS encoding NADH:ubiquinone reductase (Na(+)-transporting) subunit D, with translation MALISKKDAALIKDPFLDNNPITIQVLGICSALAITAELKASIVMSVSVLFVLGLGNVVISLMRNIIPSKIRIIVQLIVVATLVIIVDLVLKAFAYELSKTLSVFVGLIITNCIIMGRFEAFALGNGPWRSFLDGIGNAVGYAVILIAVGFFRELLGSGTLLGYKVLGDPIEKTGLYAIGYENNGFMLLSPMALIVVGIIIWVQRTKNKSLIEEH, from the coding sequence ATGGCACTTATATCAAAGAAAGACGCAGCCTTAATTAAAGATCCTTTTTTAGACAATAACCCAATTACTATTCAAGTATTAGGTATTTGTTCTGCATTAGCAATTACAGCTGAGCTTAAGGCTTCTATTGTAATGTCTGTATCAGTATTATTTGTATTAGGTTTAGGTAATGTTGTAATCTCATTAATGAGAAACATTATCCCTTCTAAAATTAGAATCATAGTTCAGTTAATTGTAGTTGCAACTTTAGTAATTATTGTTGATTTAGTGCTAAAAGCTTTTGCATACGAATTAAGTAAAACACTATCCGTATTTGTTGGTTTAATTATTACCAACTGTATTATTATGGGGCGTTTTGAGGCTTTTGCCTTAGGTAATGGTCCATGGAGATCTTTCTTAGATGGTATTGGAAATGCAGTAGGTTATGCTGTAATTCTTATTGCTGTAGGTTTCTTTAGAGAGTTATTAGGTTCAGGAACTTTATTAGGTTATAAAGTTTTAGGAGATCCAATAGAAAAGACAGGTTTATACGCAATTGGCTATGAGAATAACGGATTTATGTTATTATCACCAATGGCTTTAATTGTAGTTGGTATCATTATTTGGGTTCAGAGAACTAAGAACAAATCATTAATAGAAGAACATTAA
- the nqrE gene encoding NADH:ubiquinone reductase (Na(+)-transporting) subunit E, which translates to MEHIELFFKSIFIDNMVFATFLGMCSYLAVSKKVSTAVGLGAAVIFVLAVTVPLNWLLDQYILQEGALSWLGEEYAQYDLSFLSFIMFIATIATMVQLVEIIVEKFSPSLYNSLGIFLPLIAVNCAILGGSLFMQSREIPTLGLALTYGVGSGIGWFLAILAIAAIREKIRYSSVPPALRGLGITFIITGLMAIGFMSFGGMLTGGDEKKDEPKNEEAKIEVQKELKKEEDAKIVAENTNLNNN; encoded by the coding sequence ATGGAACATATAGAATTATTTTTCAAATCGATTTTTATAGATAACATGGTTTTTGCAACATTCTTAGGGATGTGTTCTTACCTGGCTGTATCTAAAAAAGTATCTACTGCTGTTGGTTTAGGGGCTGCTGTTATATTTGTATTAGCAGTAACTGTGCCTTTAAACTGGTTATTAGATCAATATATTTTACAAGAAGGAGCACTTTCTTGGTTGGGTGAAGAATATGCACAATACGATTTAAGTTTCTTATCATTCATCATGTTTATTGCAACTATTGCAACCATGGTACAATTGGTAGAAATTATTGTTGAGAAATTCTCACCATCTTTATACAATTCTTTAGGTATATTCTTACCATTAATTGCTGTAAACTGTGCAATTTTAGGAGGTAGTTTATTCATGCAATCTAGAGAAATACCTACTTTAGGTTTGGCTTTAACTTATGGTGTGGGTTCAGGAATTGGCTGGTTTTTAGCAATTTTGGCTATTGCTGCAATTCGTGAAAAAATTAGATATTCTAGTGTTCCTCCAGCTTTAAGAGGATTAGGAATTACTTTTATAATTACTGGTTTAATGGCAATTGGTTTTATGAGCTTTGGTGGTATGTTAACAGGAGGTGATGAAAAGAAAGATGAGCCAAAGAATGAGGAAGCTAAGATTGAAGTTCAAAAAGAACTAAAGAAAGAAGAAGATGCTAAAATAGTAGCAGAAAACACAAACTTAAATAACAATTAG